TCCTTTATAAGGCCTTCGGATGGCAGGTCCCACGGTTCTGGCACATGCCTCTCCTGCGCAACCTCGACAAGTCGAAGATTTCGAAACGAAAGAATCCTGTCTCCCTGATCTACTACCGGGACAGTGGATATCTGCCTGAAGCGATCATCAATTTCCTAGGTCTCATGGGCGGAGGAATGCCAGCCGACATCAATAGCGGCACCGAGCAATTCACTTTAGCGGAGATGGTTGAGCATTTTGTCTTCGCCAATATCCGGCTGGGTGGTCCCGTTTTCGATCTCACCAAGCTCAAATGGCTCAATGGAGAGTACCTGCGCAAGCTCTCGCCTGAGGATTTCTTTCAGGCGATTCGCACACGGGTCTTTGGAGACGATTATTTGCGTCAGATCTCTGCACTCATGCAAACTCGCATCGAGACACTGACCCAGTTCGGCGACCTTACTGGATTCTTCTTTTCGGATCATGTTGTGCCCACGGCAGACACCTTCTTGCCTAAAAAGCACACTCTTGAGGAGACGCTAACATTTGCACAAGATCAACTGGCGGTGCTCGAAGCAACCGACTGGACCCACGAGGCTCTCGAACGAGCGCTAAAAAACTTAGGCGAAGAGAAGTCCTGGTCGGTCAAAGAGAATTTCATGCTGCTTCGAGCCATCATTTCGGGAAGTACCGCCTCTCCTCCATTGCTGGAAAGCATGGTGATCTTCGGTAAAGCGCGATCTCTTGATCGCATTCGAAGATTCCTCGATCTTCAGAAGAAACTTGCATCTCAAAAAAAGTAGTCAAAGAAGGTAGAGCATCCGTGCTTTACCTTCTTCTTCAGGCAACGTTTGATCGCTTTTTCACCCTCTAATAACAGAACAACATCATTTTCCTGAAATCACGTGCTCATGCACGCGAGAAGCTTTTAAGTGGATTTTGAGGTGAAGGTTAGCCAAAACAAGAACACCTGCTCTAATCCTCGCCTGCGCTGGGATTGGGCCGTCCATCACATGCTGCTGAAATAACTACTAAACTTTATTTTTATCTTTTTACGGCTCCTTGAAGGATTCGTCAGAAATGGGCCTATGCGTATTCTTAGTCTGCGATTGATCATAGCGTTGATACTGGGGGTGACCCTCGTTTCTCTGGCTTCTTCCTGGTCTGATGTGCAGGATGACAAGGAATCCTTGCGCAGAGATTTGCAGCATAAGGCAGAAGCGTTAGGAGAAAGTCTTGCAAGCAGCGCCGAAATGTATCTTGCCAATGGAGATACCGCAAATCTCGAGCAACTAGTGCGACGCTTCAGCAATCGCGATCATTTGATGGGGATCGGTATCTATGACCACAACGGCTCTCAGCTGGTCCTAAGTCGCGAACTCAGTTCACTGCTTTCTACGACTCCTGACGCATTGGAAGATGCGCTTAAATACGATCGCCCCGAAAACAGATTTACCCGAATTCATTTCCGCCGCGTCTACCTGCTAGCTGCGCCACTTCACGCTCGCGATAAAAGTGCAATCGGCGGAATCGTCCTGGTTTACGAGACTGCTTATATTCGAGCCGAGACTTTTCGAATCTGGAGTCGCGTCTTTATTCACATTGCCGGCCAGGTTCTGGTCATTGTCGCGATTACCCTGCTCATTATTCGCTGGAGTCTTGTTGGTCCCATTGCGCGGGCTGCACAGTGGATGAAGGGTCTTCGCACCGGAAAATCTATCGCACAGCCGCCAAGTAAAGATCTTGACTTCCTGGCCCCTTTAGCCAGGGAGATGGCGCCTTTGGCGGAAAGCATGAAACAGGCGCGTGCCGCCGCGGAGATTGAAGCGCGCCTGCGAAATACGAATGAATCGCTTTGGACTGCTCAGCGTCTTGCAGAGCACGTTCGAGGCAAGCTAAACGGTAGCGGGTTGTTTGTTGTCTCCAATCGAGAACCGTACATCCACAATCGACAAGGGAATGAAATTACCGTCACCGTTCCTGCCAGTGGGCTTGTTACTGCAATTGAGCCCATCCTTTGTGCATGCAATGGAACCTGGATCGCTCAAGGCAGCGGAAGCGCCGACGCAGAAACCGTGGACAGCCATGACCGGCTACAGGTTCCACCCGATGATCCGAAGTACACTCTACGGCGAGTCTGGCTGACTGCGGAAGAAGAAGAAGGCTATTATTACGGATTCGCAAATGAAGGGTTATGGCCGCTATGCCACATGGCGCACACACGACCAACCTTCCGAGCTTCAGACTGGGACTACTATCAGAAGATTAACGAGCGCTTTGCCGATGCTCTGATGGAAGAGATGGAAGGAGAAGAGCATCCTGTAGTTCTCATCCAGGATTATCACTTCGCGCTTCTTCCCCACATGGTAAAAGATCGCATGCCTCATGCAAGGGTAGCGATCTTTTGGCATATTCCATGGCCCAATCCAGAAGCATTCAGCATTTGCCCGTGGCAGAAGGAACTCCTGGACGGGCTTCTTGGTGCCGATCTGATCGGTTTCCACGTGCAAGCCCACTGCAACAATTTTATGAGCACCGTCGACCGCGTACTTGAAGCAAGAGTGGATTGGGAACATTTCTCAGTCAAACGAAATAATCACTGGTCCTCAGTGCTTCCGTTCCCCATCAGCGTAGAGATGGCAGAGATGCCGGAATCCCATCCGGAGCGGAGCGCCGAAGAAGAACGCAGTGCGCTTATCGCTGAGCTTGGAATAGAAGCAAGCTTTCTTGGAGTGGGCGTGGATCGCGTCGACTACACCAAAGGGATTGTAGAGAGATTCCTTGCGGTGGAATCTTTCCTTGAACGCCATCCACGGTATCAGGGGAAATTTACATTTATCCAGATCGGGGCACCCACACGAAGCAATATCCCACGATACGCCGACTTTCAAAAAGAGGTGCAGGTCGAAGCAAACCGCATCAACGATCGCTTCAAACAAGGGAAATGGAAGCCTATCGTCTTCTTAAACCGACAGCATTCTCATAAAGAGGTCCGACGATACTATCGCGCGGCTCATCTGTGCATGGTCACATCACTTCACGATGGCATGAATCTCGTCGCCAAAGAATATGTTGCTTCTCGTGACGATGAACGCGGCGTTCTGATTCTTAGCCGATTTACTGGAGCAGCACGAGAGCTGCGAGATGCCATCATCGTCAATCCCTACGACATTCAAGAGACCGGAGAAGCAATTGCCAAAGCTCTGGAGATGGATACCTCAGAGGTTATTGACCGTATGCAGCGAATGCGTCGCACCATAAGAGAACACAATATCTATTGGTGGGCGGGAACTCTTATTGGTGAACTATGCGAGCTAAGACTCGAGCGATAGAAAACAATGGAGCTTCGATGTCAAAGGACTTCTCCGTCCCTGCTGAATTCTGGGAACAACTCCAATTATCCGAAAAGTCGGCGTTGCTATTGGACTACGATGGAACGCTTGCACCCTTCCAGATAGAACGAGACCAGGCATACCCATACATTGGAGTTTTACCGCTCCTTGAAGATATCTTGCGTTCCAAACGAACCCGGATGGTTGTTATCACAGGCCGCCCGGTTCCCGAGGCGCAGGCCCTACTCTCTCCACTGGCGGGATTTGAGATATGGGGAGCACATGGGCTGGACTATCTCCAATTGGATGGAACGATCAAAAAATACACTATCGCTCCTGAACTGATACTTCTTCTCGAAAAAGCAGAGCAACAATTGCGCACCAAGGAATTATCGGACCTGCTCGAAGCCAAACCAGGAGGAGTTGCCGTTCATTGGCGAGGTCTCTCTGAACAAGAACGCGAAAAGGTGCGATTAGAAACGTTGACAGAATGGACCGCTCTCTCTGAAACCCCGGGCATCAAGCTTCTTCAATTCGATGGAGGACTGGAATTGCGGATAGCTCATCCTGACAAAGGGGATGCGATACGAGCTATCCTTGAAGATCTTCCGAACGATGTTCCAACCGCATTTTTAGGCGACGACATCACCGATGAAGATGGCTTTCGAGCTTTGGAGGATCGCGGTTTACCAATCCTTGTCCGCGATGCTTATCGCTCTACAAATGCAACAGCATGGATAAAGCCGCCGGAAGAGCTTTTAGCCTTTCTAACACGATGGAGAGACATCGTGACTCATCAAAAATAAGTTACCCTTCCCTTGTCTACATGAGAACACCGATGAATGCTTTGAGCAGAACACTACAATTCGCTGCCTTTTTTCTGCTTTATCTTTCCTTCGCCTTATCGCAACAGCCTGTATCCGTTTCATGGACACCTGAAACTCTCGTCAATGGATCGCCTTGCCTCTTTGCCATCAAAGCGCGTCAAGCAACTTCCATCACTGGAAACTGGCAGGGACATTCTCTAGAGTTCTTCAAAGCGAAGGATAAACCGGATACATGGTACGCCTTGGCTGGAGTTGATGTGGGAACTAAATCGGGCAATTACGATCTCACTGTTGAAATGATCCAAGGAGATTCCTCGCAGACAATACACCGAACAATTTCAGTAACGCCTGCGCCCTACAAAGAGATTCCACTGACTGTTCCAGAGAAGTACGTAAAACCGGATACAACAGCACAACAAAAGATTGCTGCAGATCAGGAGATCAAAAACAAAGCCTTTGCAGGCTCTGAAGACTATCCCGTTTGGATAGGACGATTTTCTCCTCCTCTGCATAGCGCTCCGCGCACCGATTCCTTTGGAACAAGACGCCTCTTCAACGGATCCCTTGCAAGCATTCACCGCGGATTAGACTATCGCGCGAAAACCGGAACACCTGTCATGGCAACAAATAATGGACGAGTTGTACTCGCTCGCTCACTCTACTACGAAGGAAACTGCGTCATCATCGATCACGGGCTTGGCCTGATGACGCTCTATATGCATTTATCGAAGTTCAAAGTAAAAGAAGGGCAGAGGGTAAAGCGAGGACAGATTATAGCGCTTAGCGGAGGTACCGGACGAGCCACCGGGACGCATCTGCATCTCAGTGTCCGCTGGCATGGAGAGTATCTCGATCCTGCAAGGTTGTTCGCACTTAGCCTGCCAACTCTGAAAGATACACCCTCTTCTATGCTTCACCCTTGAGTCTTACGTTCCGCTGGAATTGCATCGTCCAAATCGGGGCGAAAGATTTTCTTCAGTGGCTTCTGGATAGCCCGCAACAAGGCACGTGCGATGAAGAAAGTAATCACAAGAAGAGCAATGGCCATCGAAGCGGCAACGATCGGATGATGCGTTGCAAACCAGGTCAATCCGACCGCCAGCGCATCTTCTGTGGAGCTCAACGCAATATTCGATACGGGCTCCGGACTGGGAGTAACCGCGGTACGCAAGGCCGTCTTGGAGCCGTGAGTTGCCAAAGCTATGCCAGCTCCGATCGCGGTTGCCAACAATTGCAGCTGCGGGGAAAGCTGCGAGCTGGCATGATAAGCGATCAATCCTGCGACCGGAACACGCACAATCGTTTGCAACCCATTCCAGATCACATCGAATCCTGGAATCTTGTCTGCAAAAAATTCGATGACAAACATAAACCCGCAGACGATAAGAATCCACGTGCTCCCTACCCCTTCTAATCCTGGCGGCAATGCAACCCAATGCGTACGCGCTAAAACTCCCAGTGTCAGAACTGTTGCATATATATTTAGGCCACCCGCAAAACTGGCAGCTACGATAAGCGCCGTAATGTTTGCCGCTGAAAAGTGCATTGTGGCGAAGATTCTACTCCAACGCCTGAAAACTCAACAAGCTTTGCGCATCAGCGTCGAATCGCTCGCTTGACCTGCGCATATTGTTCCAGGATGAAGCTATCTGTCATGCCCCCGATATAATCGGCAACGACGCGAGCCACACCGTCACTCTCCAACTCGTCGATATAGCTTTGAGGCAATTCTTCTGGCTCCATAACCCAGAAGTTGAAGAGTGCCGTGACAACTTCTTCGGCCTTATCATGCTCCCGTTCCAGGTGATCGCAGGTATATAACGTATCGTAAAGGTAACGTTTCTCCTGCAGCCGCTCCGCTTCGATCGGTTGAGAAAACAGCGCCAGCCGTTTAGGATGCTTCCGAATATCTGCAAGCGAATTCGCTGCCATCGCCTCTGTATTTGTCCGCGTCGTTGCGATCAGGTCTTCTGTCAGTACATTCTGCATCAGCTGTAACGCTTCATGGAAGAGATACTTCTCTTCTACTCCCGGATGTTTCTCTTCTACACTCTGATAACATCGGCCTACAATCGCAACGTTGTCGCGGATATGACCAATCTCCAAAAGGCCCGACTCGACTCCATCGTCAAGGTCCGCTGTGAGGTATGCAATCTCGTCTGCTAGGTCAATAAGCTGTGCCTCCAGCGGTGGGCTCTGATCCAAAAAATACTCCTTCAGCTCAGGATGTTCCTCGACGGTGTAATCTCTCGAGTGCTTAATAATCCCTTCGCGAACTCCCAGAGTCAGGTTCAAACCTCGATGAGCGGCATAACGCTGTTCGAAGTGTTCTACGATGCGCAATGCATGAAGGTTATGGTCAAAACTCAAGCCGTGTTCGCGCAGGCATCGATCCAAAGCCCTCTCTCCAGCATGGCCAAATGGAGGATGACCAATATCATGCACCAGCGCGAGGGTTTCTGCCAGATCTTCGTTCAATCCCAATCGCGATGCTGCCGCACGCGCAATCTCAGCTACTTCAATCGTGTGCGTTAATCTGCTGCGAAAATGATCGGACGATCTGCTGGTAAAAACTTGCGTTTTCCCCGCCAGCCTTCGAAATGCACGCGATTGGATCACACGTTCACGGTCGCGCTGAAAGGCCGTTCGTCCAGCGCGCTCAGGTGCCGGATAGATACGGGCTGTGAGCGGGTCTGCGGCATCTCCGGCCACAGCACATCGTCTGCGATCCTTTGTCATATTCAACATGAGTGTACTGGATTGCCATAGCTATCTTAAACGCTTCGGGTATGCCGGTTCCTCTATGGCATGTCCAAACGATAGCTTACTTTGCAGCAGTGTTCAGTTTTGCCAGCTTTACCCTTGCGTTGTCCAGCCTATGCTGCACTTTGGCCACATCCTCAGGATCGGCATCGGCAGGAAGAGAACGTGCGTACTCATGGAGAGAACGCTCCCACTGCTCAACCGCTAATTTGAGCTTTCCTGTCTTCTCGTAAACCTCTCCCAGATGGTCATGGATTGTAGGATCTCCACTATTGCGTTCATTGGCCTTACGGATGTTCTCTTCGGCGAGTGCGTATTGTCCGGTCTTGAAATAGACCCATCCCAGAGAATCCAGATACGCGTAATTCTGCGGATCCAGCTCCACGGCTTTACGAATCATGGTCAAAGCCTCGTTGAGACGCACTCCACGATCCGCCAACATATAGCCTAAGTAATTCAGAATGGTTGCATTCTGAGGATCAATCGCCAGGGCTTTGCGAAACTGGGCCTCTGCCACATCATATTGCTTCTGACGATCAGCCAGGATCCCTCTCAGAAAATAGACGTAGAGCTTTTCTTCAGGTTTCGGAGAGAGATTCTCTCCTGCACTCAACTCTTTGTTGGCATCCTCCCAACGTTTCAGCCGCGTGTAGATATTGGCGAGTGCAAGGTGAACCTCTCGATCATCCTGCTGATTTCCAGTAGAAGAGAACTGTGCTTTTGCTAGGGCAATCCCCTCGTCAACCTTTCCAGTATCTGCAAGCTGACCTGCGTACATTAGTTGAACAGATTGGTCTTTCGGTAAAGCCTTGGCCGCTTCAGAAGCTGCGGTTGTAGCTTCGGCCCATCGATGAGCATCGCGATAAGCATCCACCTGCCCCTGATAGCCATTTTTTGCAAAATCGCTACCGAGCAAAACAATCTGTTTATAGGTGTCAACAGCTTCCGTCGTCTTGTTCTGCTCCCGGTAAATGATCCCCAAACGATCCAGGAAGATTGACCGGTTTCCCTTTTCCTGATCTGAGTATTGACCATCAGGATGAGCTGTTCCGTCCAATAGAGTCTTCAGCGTATGAATCGCATCATCATAGCGCCCTAAAGAGTCATAAACGAGCGCTTCATTGTAATTAAGTTCTATGGAATCCTGAGCAAGTGGTTTCGCCTTTTCCAGCGTAGCCAACGCTTGATCATAGTGTCCTTGCTGTCGTTGAATATCTGCAATCTTAATCTGAGACTGAGAATCCTGCGGTTCTGCTGCAACGATGTTATTGAAGATCTTCAACGCCTCATCGAGCTGACCGTCTCGCAGTAAGGCCGTTGCCAAGCCGCGTTGAGCATCGACATTTTCCGGATCATCGTCCAAAGCCCTGCGGTAGGAAGCAATCGCTTCTTTGCCCTTCCTTAACTGGTCGTAAGCAGCTCCCAATGCGAAGTCAATCCGTGAGCTTCGGTCCGCTTCAGGAATAGAGCTCAGAACGTCTGCTGCACGAGCATAATCTCCCTGTTCCGTGTAGAGCCGGTACATATTCAACACGACTTCTTCAGAGCCGCTATCGAGCTTCTGTGCTTTTTTAAACTGCTCTTCTGCTTTAGCGGAGTCGTGGTTCAACCCATAGAGTTGCCCGAGCAACAACTGTGTTTCAAGATCA
This portion of the Edaphobacter sp. 4G125 genome encodes:
- a CDS encoding DUF4126 domain-containing protein — encoded protein: MHFSAANITALIVAASFAGGLNIYATVLTLGVLARTHWVALPPGLEGVGSTWILIVCGFMFVIEFFADKIPGFDVIWNGLQTIVRVPVAGLIAYHASSQLSPQLQLLATAIGAGIALATHGSKTALRTAVTPSPEPVSNIALSSTEDALAVGLTWFATHHPIVAASMAIALLVITFFIARALLRAIQKPLKKIFRPDLDDAIPAERKTQG
- the gltX gene encoding glutamate--tRNA ligase translates to MTSTSTEAPIRVRIAPSPTGDPHVGTAYIGLLNYIYARQRSGKFILRIEDTDRTRFVSTSEQMIFDSLRWLGLNWDEGPDVGGPFGPYRQSERTEIYRKHAEILLTNGTAYRCFCTPEELESVRKQQIAAKLPPRYPGTCRHLSPEQLERYLAANKPYTIRLAVPPQGNDLTSSTTFRDELRGEITFEHNNVDDQVLLKSDGFPTYHLANVVDDHLMQITDVIRAEEWISSTPKHVLLYKAFGWQVPRFWHMPLLRNLDKSKISKRKNPVSLIYYRDSGYLPEAIINFLGLMGGGMPADINSGTEQFTLAEMVEHFVFANIRLGGPVFDLTKLKWLNGEYLRKLSPEDFFQAIRTRVFGDDYLRQISALMQTRIETLTQFGDLTGFFFSDHVVPTADTFLPKKHTLEETLTFAQDQLAVLEATDWTHEALERALKNLGEEKSWSVKENFMLLRAIISGSTASPPLLESMVIFGKARSLDRIRRFLDLQKKLASQKK
- the otsB gene encoding trehalose-phosphatase; the protein is MSKDFSVPAEFWEQLQLSEKSALLLDYDGTLAPFQIERDQAYPYIGVLPLLEDILRSKRTRMVVITGRPVPEAQALLSPLAGFEIWGAHGLDYLQLDGTIKKYTIAPELILLLEKAEQQLRTKELSDLLEAKPGGVAVHWRGLSEQEREKVRLETLTEWTALSETPGIKLLQFDGGLELRIAHPDKGDAIRAILEDLPNDVPTAFLGDDITDEDGFRALEDRGLPILVRDAYRSTNATAWIKPPEELLAFLTRWRDIVTHQK
- the dgt gene encoding dGTP triphosphohydrolase; amino-acid sequence: MLNMTKDRRRCAVAGDAADPLTARIYPAPERAGRTAFQRDRERVIQSRAFRRLAGKTQVFTSRSSDHFRSRLTHTIEVAEIARAAASRLGLNEDLAETLALVHDIGHPPFGHAGERALDRCLREHGLSFDHNLHALRIVEHFEQRYAAHRGLNLTLGVREGIIKHSRDYTVEEHPELKEYFLDQSPPLEAQLIDLADEIAYLTADLDDGVESGLLEIGHIRDNVAIVGRCYQSVEEKHPGVEEKYLFHEALQLMQNVLTEDLIATTRTNTEAMAANSLADIRKHPKRLALFSQPIEAERLQEKRYLYDTLYTCDHLEREHDKAEEVVTALFNFWVMEPEELPQSYIDELESDGVARVVADYIGGMTDSFILEQYAQVKRAIRR
- a CDS encoding alpha,alpha-trehalose-phosphate synthase (UDP-forming); translation: MYLANGDTANLEQLVRRFSNRDHLMGIGIYDHNGSQLVLSRELSSLLSTTPDALEDALKYDRPENRFTRIHFRRVYLLAAPLHARDKSAIGGIVLVYETAYIRAETFRIWSRVFIHIAGQVLVIVAITLLIIRWSLVGPIARAAQWMKGLRTGKSIAQPPSKDLDFLAPLAREMAPLAESMKQARAAAEIEARLRNTNESLWTAQRLAEHVRGKLNGSGLFVVSNREPYIHNRQGNEITVTVPASGLVTAIEPILCACNGTWIAQGSGSADAETVDSHDRLQVPPDDPKYTLRRVWLTAEEEEGYYYGFANEGLWPLCHMAHTRPTFRASDWDYYQKINERFADALMEEMEGEEHPVVLIQDYHFALLPHMVKDRMPHARVAIFWHIPWPNPEAFSICPWQKELLDGLLGADLIGFHVQAHCNNFMSTVDRVLEARVDWEHFSVKRNNHWSSVLPFPISVEMAEMPESHPERSAEEERSALIAELGIEASFLGVGVDRVDYTKGIVERFLAVESFLERHPRYQGKFTFIQIGAPTRSNIPRYADFQKEVQVEANRINDRFKQGKWKPIVFLNRQHSHKEVRRYYRAAHLCMVTSLHDGMNLVAKEYVASRDDERGVLILSRFTGAARELRDAIIVNPYDIQETGEAIAKALEMDTSEVIDRMQRMRRTIREHNIYWWAGTLIGELCELRLER
- a CDS encoding M23 family metallopeptidase → MNALSRTLQFAAFFLLYLSFALSQQPVSVSWTPETLVNGSPCLFAIKARQATSITGNWQGHSLEFFKAKDKPDTWYALAGVDVGTKSGNYDLTVEMIQGDSSQTIHRTISVTPAPYKEIPLTVPEKYVKPDTTAQQKIAADQEIKNKAFAGSEDYPVWIGRFSPPLHSAPRTDSFGTRRLFNGSLASIHRGLDYRAKTGTPVMATNNGRVVLARSLYYEGNCVIIDHGLGLMTLYMHLSKFKVKEGQRVKRGQIIALSGGTGRATGTHLHLSVRWHGEYLDPARLFALSLPTLKDTPSSMLHP
- a CDS encoding tetratricopeptide repeat protein — protein: MTKPLSRASSFLFLSAAVAFGVPAAWSQSSVSATSPHSAVDRSSAYYHAGLAHLYEEMAVTAGRPDYATQAIEEYKLAMDADPDSTTLQDGLSELYFKLGRIREAVTSAQEQVKKNPDDVAAHQLLGKVYLRSLGDMQGQQSGQMLKLAIGEYEKLAKLKPDDLETQLLLGQLYGLNHDSAKAEEQFKKAQKLDSGSEEVVLNMYRLYTEQGDYARAADVLSSIPEADRSSRIDFALGAAYDQLRKGKEAIASYRRALDDDPENVDAQRGLATALLRDGQLDEALKIFNNIVAAEPQDSQSQIKIADIQRQQGHYDQALATLEKAKPLAQDSIELNYNEALVYDSLGRYDDAIHTLKTLLDGTAHPDGQYSDQEKGNRSIFLDRLGIIYREQNKTTEAVDTYKQIVLLGSDFAKNGYQGQVDAYRDAHRWAEATTAASEAAKALPKDQSVQLMYAGQLADTGKVDEGIALAKAQFSSTGNQQDDREVHLALANIYTRLKRWEDANKELSAGENLSPKPEEKLYVYFLRGILADRQKQYDVAEAQFRKALAIDPQNATILNYLGYMLADRGVRLNEALTMIRKAVELDPQNYAYLDSLGWVYFKTGQYALAEENIRKANERNSGDPTIHDHLGEVYEKTGKLKLAVEQWERSLHEYARSLPADADPEDVAKVQHRLDNARVKLAKLNTAAK